Part of the Nicotiana tabacum cultivar K326 chromosome 20, ASM71507v2, whole genome shotgun sequence genome, TAACTTATGCTCTTAGTTCTGTAACTTTGCCGCCTTATTCATTTATTTCCAAGTCATACGCTCTAGAGTGGCTCAAAAAacattgttttctttttctctttttcctttgttttggGTAAACAAAACGACGCCGTTGGCCGCCATAGAGTCGCAATTCCTTTTCAGTCAATCCGTTCCCATTCTAAATTCGGATTCCAACACGTCTCTTACCATCTAAAAGCATAATGAAACTAGCATGTGCAATTTCTAGCAGTGCCTCATCGGCGACGGTCCTTTGCCGCCGTGGCGTCCGCCTCTTCTCCTCCTTCTCCATTCCCAAAACCCTAAATTCATCATCATACTGGAGGAGTTGGATGAGCAACACCGCCGCGACTAACTCTTTACATCAAATATCCTGTTCAATGTCCACCTCAACCTCCCCACCACCCTCACCGGCGTTATCGGAACCACCGCAGGAGAAGCCGAAGCCGAAACCACAGCCTTGGCTTATTGTTGGCCTCGGTAACCCTGGGAAACGATACGCTGGCACCCGTCACAACGTCCGTAATGTTCCTTTGCTTCTAGTTGATGTTTTCGTACTGATTTATATATCATGTAATGATTGGACTATTGAATTTTGCAGGTGGGTTTTGAGATGATAGATACTATAGCTGATGCTGAAGGGATATCTATGGGCAGTGTTTCCTTTAAAGCTCAATTTGGGAAAGGTACTTTCTTTAAGCTTGATTATACTGGATTTCGTAGTTTTCCTGATATATGCAGTTACATTGCGACTGTTATATTGTGATCATTGTATTGCACAGCATCATTGCATTGACTAGTCGTTTTGGCCCAACCACATGACACACGTATTCACGACACTAAACTATAGTTAATTAATACACATTCACAATTTAATTTTTGACTTAATCATCGTAACTTAGTATGGTTTGGTGTATACACCGAGTGCAGGTAAGCTTTTATCCTTTTTGTGGTTCTAATACAATCTGTTTCTGTTTGCTaattatgttataatattcccTAACTTTTGAACCCTGGATTTTGGTCTTAGTGGTAAGAGTGCACGTCATGTGTTCAAACCCTGCCAAGACTTTGTATATAACTGGAGAAGGAAGGGGTTGGTCCATTATCCGTCGAATCGTGTGCCACTGGCTTTAAGTGATTTCTTGGttatcaaaaaaaaatcttttgctgATTAGCTTTGTTACATGGGTCGTTGATTTGCTTTGACATATTGTTTTAGAACAGTCGTGACTATTATGTAGGTGCTTCATCTACATTCTTCAAAATGCAGTTAAAATTAGCAAAAGAATTTAGTCATACGCTTATGGATACTACATTAACTTAGCTAATTATTGAAGCTAGTGGGCTTTGCTTTGTTGCATTGAGGTTTTCGCTCTAATTTAGCCATTATTGAAGTACCACTAATGTTGATATTTGACTATCTTTGTGGTGAACTACATTGACATGCTGTGTCTATAGGGAAGATTATTTAATCAAAGCTTTTCCAAATTAAGAAGTGGAAAGAAGGAACAAGTTTGATAATGAACTCGGTCGTTCAAAGTTGCTCTTTAGGatcactttcatcttctttgGTTTCTTTTGCTTTTAGGTTTCATTGGAGATGTTCCAATTATGCTTGCTAAACCTCAAACATTCATGAATGCAAGTGGTGAGTCTGTAAGTTCACTCGTCTTGGCATGAGCTGTCTCTTGTAGCTTCCATTCACCAAGTAAGCGTAAGATTGATATTTTACACTGTTTGACAGGTTGGAGCAATCGTTTCATATTATAAGATTCCACTGAAACAAGTTCTTGTGGTAAGCTATTGACAGTTGAGCATAGAACTTATCTTTGTAACAACTTCTAACTGAAACTTTATATATGCAGGTCTTTGATGATTTAGATTTGCCTTTTGCAAAGTTGCGGTTATTGCCAAAAGGTGGTCATGGAGGACACAACGGGTAatctttattgttgaattgtGTCCTTTATCTGGAGCTTTCATCATGCGCTTATAATGATTCTGAAGTCTATTCCAGATTTTAATTTCTGCTATTTGCCTGAATAGTTGATGCTTGAATTATGTAGATAGTCATTGATTGAAAATttggaagcaagattattgatgtATACCAAGCATTTCATAGTTAACTCCTCATACTTGTGGTTAATCATCAAAGTGTGGAGAAGACGTAATGAAGGATTGATCAATTTGCGAAGTTTCACAAGTCAGGCTGGTTTACGTTAGTTTTGGCTTTTTTCCTCAATTTCTCATTGCTTTACACTTCTACTTGATAGGCGGAATTTTTGTGGAAGGAAAATTTAACATAATCTTCACATTCAAATGATCCTCATGTGCTGGAGTCAAAACTGCTTGTTGACTGCTTTTCTCCTGGCTTTAAGTGAAAGAATAAAACATATGATTTGTTTCTCTTTTTGATAAATGAGAAATCCCCAAGAGCTAGTGGCACACGGTTCGAAACCCGCGATGTGCGCCTAACCACACATCATGCATTGCGCTCTAACCACTACAATAGAGCCTTGTGATTGGCATTTCTGGTCTCCAACTGTAAGGGGTCTTAAATCTGTAAAGTAATGTCATGGTAGGGCATCTTATGATACATGGAATATGGAAGCTTGATATATGTAGAATCTCCCTCCATGAAGGCCATACAGTTAGCACTTTGTCTGGATAGATTTAGATTTAGCACCATTTCCTTTCTGTAATTTCTGAAcgaataaaaaagaaataggaaagCCTTGGTGATCTGAAGAATTTGCTTGTCCAATATTCTTAGCTTAGATATATTTTTCTGTGCTCTCTGCTTTATGGTACTGGTATGACTAATGTCCTGCCTTATGTTTTGAAGGATGAGGAGCATTATGAATCACCTTAAAGGGAGCCGTGATTTTCCTCGTTTACGAATAGGTATTACCTCAGATCTTTTAAGTACATCATTTCTGTGT contains:
- the LOC107819255 gene encoding peptidyl-tRNA hydrolase, mitochondrial-like, whose product is MKLACAISSSASSATVLCRRGVRLFSSFSIPKTLNSSSYWRSWMSNTAATNSLHQISCSMSTSTSPPPSPALSEPPQEKPKPKPQPWLIVGLGNPGKRYAGTRHNVGFEMIDTIADAEGISMGSVSFKAQFGKGFIGDVPIMLAKPQTFMNASGESVGAIVSYYKIPLKQVLVVFDDLDLPFAKLRLLPKGGHGGHNGMRSIMNHLKGSRDFPRLRIGIGRPPGKMDPASFVLRAFNRQEREELDFTLHNGLEAVRILVLEGFDKSATFVNSAKPLTV